The DNA window TGCCACGGTACACATGAGGGCTATTCCCATACCTACCTTGAGTCCTGTGATTATGTTGGGCAGTGCAGCTGGAAAAACCACTTTCTTAATGGTTTGAAGTTTATCGGCACCCAATGTATATGCAGATTCTATGTACACCTTATCTATTCTTTTAACACCATCTGCAGTACTTATGAGTATTGGAAATACGCTGCCTACAAATATTATGAAAATTGCAGATCCAAGACCTAACCCGAACCAGAGTATTGCAAAGGGTATCCATGCGATGGGTGGTATGGGCCTGAGTATTCCTATTATGAAGCTCAGATAATTTTCAACAGTTTCTGACCATCCGATTAATATTCCCAGTGGAACAGCCACAATGGCCGCCACAATAAATCCTAGTATAACACGACTCAACGTGTCAATAGTGTCTTGTATAAGTGTGCCATTCATTAAAAGGCTTTTAAATGCTTCAAAAACATCATGTGGACTTGGAATAAGGTACGATGGAATTATTCCAGTATAAGTGGTAAGAACTGCCCATATAACTATTATTATAGCGGGTATTACCAGTGAGATTATTGTTTTTCGCAAATTCAATCACCTAAAAAGCTTGAATCAAATATTTGGCTGGATGTAAGGTTTTTCTTCAGATATCCCATTTCGATCTCGATGTTCATAAAGTCCAGTACCTTGGTTTGGAAGTCGTTGTTGAGTTGTGATACGAAGATCACATGTTTAAGGGCTGTTTTTTCAAGTTCAGGGTTGGTTGTTAATTCATCTGAAACCAGGCTTGCTGTTTGGTTTGTGTTGTTGTTTGCAAATTCTGTACAGTTTTTATGTATGTCCAGGAAGGTTTGAAGTTCCTGCGGGTGTTGATCAATAAAATCCTGCCTTGCAACAATAACACAACATGGATGGTTGGGCATTATCTCATCAGAGTACATCAGCACCCTTCCAACATTTGTAAAAGGTGCAATTGAAACGTAGGGTTCGTATGCAATGTATCCATCCACCTTGTCCGATGCAAGGGTGCTTGGGAGCATGAATATATTGACAGATGAAATATCAACTTGATTTTTTGTGATGTTGTACTTGGCCAGTTGGTAAAGGAGTAAAACCTGTTGTATGGAGCTCACACCAGGTGTTGCTATTTTTTTACCCACCAGATCTGTTGTGTTGTTGATGTCTGAATTGGTATTTACAACTATTCCACTGCCATCCTCATTCACTGCCCCGACTATCTTGATTGGTACACCCTCAGCTATTCCCTGTAGTGCCGGTGCTATACCAATATAACCCACATCAATATCTCCACTTGCAAGGGCTGACACTATGCTGGATCCTGTTGATATCGATGTTGGTTCAACATTCAAACCATTGGCACTGTACTTGTTCTGTGCAAGGGCAATGAACAATGCAGCATCATGATCACAGGGTATGTATGCTACTTTGATCTTGTTGGTGTCTGAACTTGAGTAGGTGGTGGTCAGAGCCAATCCAACCACTATTAAAACGCCCAAAACAATGAGCACGGTTCTTTTTTGATTCATTGGAAAACCACATTTAGTAGGAGTAGTGTATACATTTTTTGGGATTCCCCTTCTCCTAAGATTATTACTAACTAATTTATGCAGTACTCATTATTAATAATTAACATTAACTTAACATTTCTACTATAAAAACCAATCATTTCCTAAACAGAAAGTGAATAAAATGATTAAATTGGATCAAGCTAATAAATTTAAAATAAGTATGTTACAATTAGTATAATGGAGTTTAGAATCTGTTCTCCATTGTTCGTGATTTGTCAAGTTCAAATGTTAAGGGAGAATAATTAATAGGAGAATATGGTTGGAATTTTGGACCTGTTGTGGATCTGTTGTTCGTAGGTGTAATGTGCAAGTAATTTTTCTTCACCTGTTTCTGTTTTAATTTTGTACGCTGTTATGGTTTCATCATCAACCAGTACCTTGTTGTATGAGGGTGAGTTATCTCCGTAGAGTCTGTTGGTTGTGGCTGTACCTGAATTTAATATCACCATATCATCTATTTTCCAGGCATTTGAAACGTGTTTATGTCCATTTAGCACTAGGTTAACACCGTGACTAACCAGAAGTTTTAAAACATCTCCAGAATCCAGGAGTATGTTTCTTTCACGGCCGGTTTGTGGTATTGGCAGTAGGTGATGGTGGAATGTCACTGCGGTAAATCTGTCCCTGGGAATCTTGTTTAGTACATCATTTAACCATTCTATCTGGTCAAATCCTATTTTTCCATCGTGGATGTCCGGTTCTGAAGAATCAAGACCAATTAGTACGATATCTTCATTTTTGTCCGTTGCAACAAATCTTCTTTCTCCTATGAGCTTTCTGAAGTGTACCAAACCAACGTTGCATGAATCATGATTTCCTGGTACAACGTAGGTTTCAGCTATGTTGTTGAGTTCGTATAGAAATTCCCTGGCCAAGTTATAATCTTCCAGATATCCCAGGGCAGTTATGTCCCCTGCCACCACTATAAGATCGGGATTTTCGTATTCTATCTGAAATTTAAGGTTGTTTTTAAGCTTTTCATCGAATTTATATTCCCCAAAATGAAGATCAGATATGTGAATCAGCTTTTTATCCATCATTTTTCACCATGACAGGTTTTTATTTCATATTCTTTCTTAGCCTCCAGGATTAGTTTTGTGAGAGGTCCTGGAGGCATTCTATCTGGATGTTCTTGAAAAGATTGAATCATTCGAACGGAACCTTTGTTTAAGGCTGATGATGAAATTAAGCTGGTTCCATTAGGTATGAAAATCATTTTCAGTGTTTTTTCCAAGATATCGTTTTTTTTTCATCTTCCCATTCTCATATAAAGTAGTAGACCTACTACTATAAAAAGTTTCACATTTGGTCATAAATAGTTCTCATAATGCACTATTATTTGTACTTGTACATAAATACATTTTTTCACAGTTCGTGATGCTCACTAGAACATATAAATAAAAAATTCGTAGGAAGATAACTATACCAAAAACTTAAAAAACATTTAACTGTTTAAATCCGGGTTTTTAACAGATTTATCATCTAAATAAAAGTAAATTATGAATATCACGAGCATTAATAGACTGTAACTTGCCCATAAAATTATTGAAGGATATGTTGCTGTGTTCTCTCCATTTCCAAGTTTAATAATTCCCACAACTATGGAGATGGTTAAAATGATCATAAACCCTATTTGGGGTAGAATTTCCTTAAATTCAGTTCTCTCTACATTATTTTTCGCACCTTCCTTTGGAGTTACATTGAACTTTAACTCCTTGTTCATCAGTCCATATATCAGTGCCTTGGTATAAACCGGGAACAAACTGAAAAATAGGGCCTGTGAAAGTAGGAGTTTTCTGAGTGGATAACCCCTTTCTAAATAGCTTGCAAGTGTTTGGGTTATGATCATCACTACAAATATGTAAAATGGTATGTTTAGCGACCCCAACACCAATGGTTTGAGATTGAAAATGAGGACGATAACAGGATACAAAAGCCATACAAATATAGCAACACCTATGAAGTACCATGTACCGTTTAAAACTATGTACTCCCACCATTGTAACGATTTAAGAGTACCTGGTTCCGTTATAAATCTTTTAATAACCCTCTTTGTGTTTTGAAATGTGCCGTAGGACCATCTGAGCTGCTGACCATAGTAAGCAGATAGTGATGGAGGTGCCAAACCTTCTGCATATACTTTATCAATGTAAATAGATTTACAGCCGTTACTGTGCAGTTTGAATGATGTTGATATGTCTTCAGTTATACAAGTTTCATCCATACCTCCAACTTCTTTTAAATGGTTTAAACGTAGGATAACGTTGGTTCCACATATGTATGCAGTTTTGTTTACACACAGTCCTCTGCATATGTGTTTATAAAAGATATGCTGTTGAAATGAGTACGCCAATCCCAGCCTGTCATTTTCACGGGCTTTGAAGTACTGGGGCGTCTGTATAAAAGTTAGATCAGGATCATTTTCCAGTAGTGGTATGAGATCTCCCAGTACCGATCTTTTCAGTCTGTGATCAGAATCTAAAATAAGTAGGTACTCAAATTTCTCATGGAGGCAAGCAACTGAATCATTGATGGAACCCGCCTTGTAACCCCTCAAATTATCCCTGTAGATATAGTTTATATTCAACTTCTTGGACATTTCCTCAGTTTTATCACGAATTTCCAGGTCTGTAGAACTGTCTATTAAGAAGATATCGTAGTTCTGGTAGTCCAAAGATTTAGCATCCATAACTGTTTTTCTAACCATGTCTGGATCTTCGTTTAACGTTGGAATTACAATGGCCACAAATGCGTTTCCACCATTGGTTTCCTTTTTATTTTCGATTAGTTCATCATCGTAGAGAATTACAGATTTTAATATGTGATCCAAGTAGCCCACACAGTGCAGTCCACTGTACAAAAATGATAACAACAACACTGCCGAAACTACCTTCTCAAATAACGACAGATCAGCATTCATGAGGGGTGTGGAATTGAATAGTATGAAAATGAGTATGGCCAGAAATAAAATGAATGAAAAAAAAGTTATTAAGATGGATAAATTGTCCCTGTACTTGAAACTGTAGATATGAAATTTTTCATGGAAAAAAGATTTCATACTTTAATATATTGACTCCAAAGACATACATTTTTTATGATTTATCCCCTAAAACTGTTTAACTATGCAGTTCAGTTTCATGCATTACAATCATATGATAAATTTGACATAGGATAATTCGAGAGGTTTATCCTTTATTTATCTGTGTTCTTTTAAATTGCTGTGAATATTAGTTTACAGGTTGTCTTATCACTGTTTTGAGGTTTTCTGGTTTGGACCTTCTTATATCACTTAAATATATTTCATGGTGTTTAGTTCCGTCAAGACTTCCATCGAAACTGTATCCATTTGCTTCGATATATTCGTGAAGTTTTTCTACTGTGGGTCCCTCTTCAGAGAATGGACCAACATGCAGTATCTGTGCAGATTTTCCCTCTCTAAATTTTTCAAGCCTTAACTGTTTGATGGATGGAAGTTCCTTCTTCTTCGAAATTTCCTCCACAACTGAGTTTACCATTTCAATATCAATAAAATCTGGTTGACGAATCATCACTGTCCATTTCCAGCCGTCCTTATCCTCTACA is part of the Methanobacterium lacus genome and encodes:
- a CDS encoding ABC transporter permease, encoding MRKTIISLVIPAIIIVIWAVLTTYTGIIPSYLIPSPHDVFEAFKSLLMNGTLIQDTIDTLSRVILGFIVAAIVAVPLGILIGWSETVENYLSFIIGILRPIPPIAWIPFAILWFGLGLGSAIFIIFVGSVFPILISTADGVKRIDKVYIESAYTLGADKLQTIKKVVFPAALPNIITGLKVGMGIALMCTVAAEMIGSNNGLGYLILTATSMLDSASAIVGMLAIGVIGLTFEYIFTRMERKLNW
- a CDS encoding ABC transporter substrate-binding protein, with amino-acid sequence MNQKRTVLIVLGVLIVVGLALTTTYSSSDTNKIKVAYIPCDHDAALFIALAQNKYSANGLNVEPTSISTGSSIVSALASGDIDVGYIGIAPALQGIAEGVPIKIVGAVNEDGSGIVVNTNSDINNTTDLVGKKIATPGVSSIQQVLLLYQLAKYNITKNQVDISSVNIFMLPSTLASDKVDGYIAYEPYVSIAPFTNVGRVLMYSDEIMPNHPCCVIVARQDFIDQHPQELQTFLDIHKNCTEFANNNTNQTASLVSDELTTNPELEKTALKHVIFVSQLNNDFQTKVLDFMNIEIEMGYLKKNLTSSQIFDSSFLGD
- a CDS encoding metallophosphoesterase family protein — its product is MMDKKLIHISDLHFGEYKFDEKLKNNLKFQIEYENPDLIVVAGDITALGYLEDYNLAREFLYELNNIAETYVVPGNHDSCNVGLVHFRKLIGERRFVATDKNEDIVLIGLDSSEPDIHDGKIGFDQIEWLNDVLNKIPRDRFTAVTFHHHLLPIPQTGRERNILLDSGDVLKLLVSHGVNLVLNGHKHVSNAWKIDDMVILNSGTATTNRLYGDNSPSYNKVLVDDETITAYKIKTETGEEKLLAHYTYEQQIHNRSKIPTIFSY
- a CDS encoding glycosyltransferase family 2 protein; this encodes MKSFFHEKFHIYSFKYRDNLSILITFFSFILFLAILIFILFNSTPLMNADLSLFEKVVSAVLLLSFLYSGLHCVGYLDHILKSVILYDDELIENKKETNGGNAFVAIVIPTLNEDPDMVRKTVMDAKSLDYQNYDIFLIDSSTDLEIRDKTEEMSKKLNINYIYRDNLRGYKAGSINDSVACLHEKFEYLLILDSDHRLKRSVLGDLIPLLENDPDLTFIQTPQYFKARENDRLGLAYSFQQHIFYKHICRGLCVNKTAYICGTNVILRLNHLKEVGGMDETCITEDISTSFKLHSNGCKSIYIDKVYAEGLAPPSLSAYYGQQLRWSYGTFQNTKRVIKRFITEPGTLKSLQWWEYIVLNGTWYFIGVAIFVWLLYPVIVLIFNLKPLVLGSLNIPFYIFVVMIITQTLASYLERGYPLRKLLLSQALFFSLFPVYTKALIYGLMNKELKFNVTPKEGAKNNVERTEFKEILPQIGFMIILTISIVVGIIKLGNGENTATYPSIILWASYSLLMLVIFIIYFYLDDKSVKNPDLNS
- a CDS encoding GyrI-like domain-containing protein encodes the protein MTIAKIDLKKENRELYYPKKGQVNLIDVPEMNFLLLDGEGDPNTSQEYQNAMETIFPVSYKVKFMSKKELDRDYVVMPLEGLWWTDNMEDFSVEDKDGWKWTVMIRQPDFIDIEMVNSVVEEISKKKELPSIKQLRLEKFREGKSAQILHVGPFSEEGPTVEKLHEYIEANGYSFDGSLDGTKHHEIYLSDIRRSKPENLKTVIRQPVN